A stretch of the Blastocatellia bacterium genome encodes the following:
- a CDS encoding DUF3108 domain-containing protein, translated as MKKLVILLLLFTIILLPTTNYVFADKNKEVVKASALQIGEKLNYAIKWNNLLAAKMSLQTEKATKENKPFYRLELKLATVGLARDLFELNNHYTAFVDTKTNLPTIVERQLQQGTKPEQSVLIYDQEKHTVKVANEKPIAILPKTHDLSSILWAIRTASLNPEGERIALFNASDKKTSFIEVALGSVEEINSPTGKTTARELIVRLEDQEKVLSDKYSIRVWVSDDKQRIPLLITAKPSFGKVTIELLKSDEEETANK; from the coding sequence ATGAAAAAATTAGTTATTTTATTACTTCTTTTTACTATCATTTTACTACCTACAACAAATTATGTTTTTGCTGATAAAAACAAAGAAGTTGTTAAAGCAAGCGCACTACAAATAGGCGAAAAGTTAAATTACGCAATCAAATGGAATAATTTATTAGCTGCTAAAATGTCGCTACAAACAGAAAAGGCAACAAAAGAAAACAAGCCTTTTTACCGTTTAGAGTTAAAATTAGCAACAGTTGGATTAGCTAGAGATCTTTTTGAGTTAAATAATCATTACACTGCTTTTGTAGACACTAAAACCAATTTACCAACCATAGTAGAACGACAACTCCAACAAGGAACAAAACCGGAACAAAGCGTTTTAATTTATGATCAAGAAAAACATACTGTTAAGGTTGCAAATGAAAAGCCTATTGCAATCTTGCCAAAAACACATGATCTTAGTTCTATTTTATGGGCAATTCGTACAGCAAGCTTAAATCCTGAAGGTGAAAGAATAGCTCTTTTTAATGCTTCAGATAAAAAGACTTCTTTTATAGAAGTAGCTTTAGGAAGTGTTGAGGAAATCAATTCACCCACAGGAAAAACAACTGCTCGTGAGCTAATTGTTAGGCTTGAAGATCAAGAAAAAGTGCTTTCTGATAAATACTCAATACGTGTTTGGGTAAGTGATGATAAACAAAGAATACCTTTATTAATTACTGCAAAACCGTCTTTTGGTAAAGTTACTATAGAATTATTAAAATCAGATGAAGAAGAAACTGCTAATAAGTAG
- the pyrF gene encoding orotidine-5'-phosphate decarboxylase encodes MKLSAKDRLVVALDVDSRKQAISLVEELKPFVGLFKIGSQLFTSVGPELVKEIIGRGAKVFLDLKYHDIPNTVSNAVVAAMRLGVSICNVHALGGLEMMRQVAEECEKVATKENLTKPLILAVTVLTSHDQASLNDLAINENLSNLVVRLAKLTQKAGLDGVVASAQEITLIRNATQSPFVILTPGLRPAQSDTQDQKRVMTPEEALKAGSDYLVIGRPILAHPNPAKAAAEIVASLESLST; translated from the coding sequence ATGAAACTCTCCGCTAAAGATCGTTTAGTTGTTGCACTTGATGTAGATAGTCGCAAGCAGGCTATTTCACTTGTAGAAGAATTAAAACCTTTTGTTGGACTTTTTAAGATTGGTAGCCAACTTTTTACATCTGTAGGCCCAGAACTTGTTAAAGAAATTATAGGACGTGGGGCAAAAGTCTTTTTAGACCTAAAATATCATGACATACCTAATACAGTCTCTAATGCAGTTGTTGCTGCAATGCGTCTAGGTGTGTCTATTTGTAATGTCCATGCGTTAGGCGGGCTAGAAATGATGCGCCAAGTAGCAGAAGAATGCGAAAAGGTAGCAACAAAAGAAAACTTAACCAAACCGCTAATTCTTGCTGTTACAGTGCTTACAAGTCATGACCAAGCTTCGCTTAACGATCTAGCTATTAATGAAAATCTTTCTAACTTAGTAGTTAGACTAGCAAAACTTACTCAAAAAGCTGGTTTAGATGGTGTAGTAGCATCAGCACAAGAGATAACTTTAATTAGAAATGCTACACAATCTCCTTTTGTAATTCTTACACCTGGACTACGACCAGCACAATCAGACACTCAAGATCAAAAAAGAGTTATGACCCCAGAAGAAGCCTTAAAAGCTGGCTCAGATTATCTAGTAATTGGTCGCCCCATTTTAGCACATCCTAACCCCGCAAAAGCAGCAGCAGAAATAGTTGCTAGTTTAGAAAGTCTATCAACCTAA
- a CDS encoding GGDEF domain-containing protein: protein MDNSNKTQQLRISGIFVPKKHHAALIFLCGDKLGTVVRIDRAKLVIGRDSDVVDLPLDDDVSSRVHAQVFSITTDNGDKQYWLSDLGSTNGTLLNGFTVPQQESRLLQDGDKIKIGRQLFKFAMLDELEVEYQKRVHELIVHDDLTGLLTRKSFSLELEREIVRSQRHRHEFCILMMDIDFFKKVNDTYGHLIGSEVLRHTAKVIQQTLRDSDVLARYGGEEFIAILPETPKDKGAEAAERVREAMEKYNFPASIHDPDSHLHITISIGVADFPNDSSLANNLIEAADFALYEAKQTGRNRVCLHKPKENNNL from the coding sequence GTGGATAACAGCAATAAAACTCAACAATTAAGAATCAGCGGAATATTCGTCCCCAAAAAACATCATGCCGCTCTAATCTTCTTATGTGGAGATAAACTTGGTACGGTGGTAAGGATTGACCGCGCCAAGTTAGTAATTGGCCGTGATAGCGATGTAGTAGATCTCCCACTAGATGATGATGTGTCTTCGCGTGTACATGCCCAAGTTTTTTCTATTACTACAGATAATGGTGATAAACAATATTGGCTTTCTGATCTAGGAAGCACTAATGGAACATTACTAAATGGTTTTACTGTACCACAACAAGAAAGTCGTTTGCTTCAAGATGGAGATAAAATAAAAATTGGTCGGCAACTTTTTAAGTTTGCTATGCTAGATGAATTAGAAGTTGAGTACCAAAAGCGCGTCCATGAATTAATTGTTCATGATGATTTAACTGGGCTACTTACACGTAAGAGTTTTTCCTTAGAGTTAGAAAGAGAAATTGTCCGCTCACAAAGACATAGACATGAGTTTTGTATCTTAATGATGGATATAGACTTTTTTAAGAAAGTCAATGACACCTATGGACATTTAATTGGTAGTGAAGTTTTGCGTCATACAGCTAAAGTAATTCAACAAACGCTTCGGGACTCTGATGTTTTAGCTAGATATGGTGGTGAAGAATTTATTGCTATTTTGCCAGAAACCCCTAAAGATAAAGGTGCAGAGGCCGCCGAAAGAGTTAGAGAAGCTATGGAAAAATATAATTTTCCTGCTTCAATTCATGATCCAGATTCCCATCTGCATATCACTATTAGCATAGGAGTAGCAGATTTTCCTAATGATAGCTCCTTAGCTAATAATTTAATTGAAGCTGCTGATTTTGCTCTTTATGAAGCTAAACAAACTGGCCGTAACCGAGTTTGTTTACATAAACCTAAAGAAAATAATAATTTATGA